The following are from one region of the Roseobacter fucihabitans genome:
- a CDS encoding CaiB/BaiF CoA-transferase family protein: MSAPLAGLKVVELARVLAGPWAGQTLSDLGCDVIKVESPAGDDTRQWGPPFVTRDDDVSAAYFHSTNRGKRSVTADFRTEAGRQKVRDLLGDADILVENFKTGGLAKYGLDYASLAVDFPRLIYCSITGFGHTGPYAARAGYDFIIQGMSGLMSLTGEPEGQPQKYGIAITDILTGIYATTAILAAVHQRHSTGVGQHIDMSLMDVAVAVTSNQAMNYLTTGTPPKRMGNAHVNLAPYQVFDCADGHIIIATGNDGQYQRLCKLLGLDDMITAPRFLKNVDRLAHREEMISRLSAATRLRTRDDLLAACEGEGVPAGPINHMDDVMADPQVQARGMQVALGGVPGVRSPFTFSGAELALHRPAPKLGENDQ; this comes from the coding sequence ATGAGCGCCCCGCTTGCCGGTCTGAAGGTTGTTGAACTGGCCCGTGTCTTGGCGGGTCCCTGGGCCGGTCAGACATTGTCGGATCTGGGCTGTGATGTGATCAAGGTGGAAAGCCCCGCAGGCGATGACACGCGCCAGTGGGGTCCACCCTTCGTGACGCGTGATGACGACGTATCAGCGGCCTATTTCCACTCGACAAACCGTGGCAAGCGGTCTGTTACGGCGGATTTCCGCACGGAGGCAGGCCGGCAAAAGGTCCGGGACCTGCTGGGCGATGCGGACATTCTGGTTGAGAACTTCAAGACCGGCGGGCTGGCGAAATACGGGCTCGATTACGCCAGCCTTGCGGTGGATTTCCCGCGCCTGATTTACTGTTCGATCACCGGCTTCGGGCATACCGGGCCTTATGCGGCGCGTGCGGGCTATGATTTCATCATTCAGGGCATGTCCGGGCTGATGTCCCTGACCGGCGAGCCGGAGGGGCAACCGCAGAAATACGGCATCGCGATCACCGATATACTCACCGGGATCTATGCGACCACCGCCATTCTGGCCGCTGTGCACCAGCGCCACAGCACCGGGGTCGGTCAACATATCGACATGTCCCTGATGGATGTCGCGGTGGCGGTCACGTCAAATCAGGCGATGAATTATTTGACCACCGGCACGCCGCCCAAACGCATGGGCAACGCGCATGTCAATCTGGCCCCCTATCAGGTGTTTGACTGCGCGGATGGGCATATCATCATCGCCACCGGGAATGACGGGCAATACCAGCGGCTGTGTAAATTGCTGGGGCTTGATGATATGATCACAGCACCGCGTTTCCTGAAAAACGTGGACCGGTTGGCGCATCGCGAAGAGATGATTTCGCGTCTGAGTGCGGCAACGCGGTTGCGCACACGCGATGATTTGCTGGCGGCTTGCGAGGGGGAGGGCGTACCCGCCGGGCCGATCAACCACATGGATGATGTCATGGCCGACCCGCAGGTGCAGGCGCGTGGGATGCAGGTGGCGCTTGGTGGTGTGCCGGGGGTGCGCTCGCCGTTTACCTTTTCGGGCGCAGAACTGGCGCTGCATCGCCCCGCACCCAAGCTGGGCGAAAACGATCAATGA
- a CDS encoding DUF721 domain-containing protein: protein MPPRRASTKGFTRTSSLLTGRIRAASESRGFAQSRLLTQWNEIMGKDISSISRPVEVSYGRGGMGATLTLLTTGANAPMLEMQKEQMRAKVNAVYGYNAIARVRITQTAGQGFAEGRALFDPAKPGTPEPVSTPEIRQQAVETASPVRDAGLRDALAQLGENILNKTNR from the coding sequence ATGCCTCCCCGACGCGCCAGCACAAAAGGGTTTACCCGAACCTCCAGTCTTCTGACCGGTCGGATCAGGGCGGCATCAGAAAGCCGAGGATTCGCGCAAAGCCGGTTGTTGACGCAATGGAACGAAATCATGGGGAAGGACATCTCCTCGATTTCACGTCCCGTTGAAGTCAGCTATGGCCGGGGCGGGATGGGTGCCACGCTGACGCTTTTGACCACGGGGGCCAATGCGCCGATGCTTGAGATGCAAAAGGAACAGATGCGTGCCAAGGTCAACGCTGTCTATGGTTATAATGCCATCGCGCGGGTGCGCATTACGCAGACTGCCGGCCAAGGGTTCGCCGAAGGGCGCGCGCTGTTTGATCCCGCGAAACCGGGTACACCCGAGCCCGTTTCCACGCCGGAAATCCGCCAACAGGCCGTTGAGACTGCCAGCCCGGTGCGGGATGCCGGATTACGCGATGCCCTCGCGCAGCTTGGCGAAAACATTCTGAACAAAACAAACCGTTGA
- a CDS encoding transposase: MTKRKNYSPDFKAKVALEAIREEMTLAELSKKYGIHPTQIGTWKCAAIENLATAFTRRGSVAEQVQPQNR, encoded by the coding sequence ATGACGAAACGAAAGAATTATTCGCCCGATTTCAAAGCTAAGGTTGCGCTTGAAGCAATTCGCGAGGAGATGACGTTGGCGGAGCTGTCCAAGAAATATGGCATTCACCCGACGCAGATTGGGACATGGAAATGCGCGGCGATAGAGAACCTGGCGACGGCCTTTACGCGCCGAGGGTCCGTCGCTGAGCAGGTGCAGCCCCAGAACAGGTGA
- the mutY gene encoding A/G-specific adenine glycosylase: MREKAQNPVTLSDELLGWYDIHARIMPWRVPPQNRRAGQTPDPYRVWLSEVMLQQTTVVTVRDYFERFTARWPTVTDLARARDADVMGEWAGLGYYARARNLLKCARAVVADHDGAFPADHSVLLKLPGIGPYTAAAISSIAFDLPHAVLDGNVERVMARLHDIHTPLPDAKPLLMTQAEALTPQQRPGDYAQAVMDLGATICTPKSPACGICPWRAPCLARARGTAADLPRKTPKKPKPTRRGTVYLGQREDGAWLLETRPEKGLLGGMLGWPGSEWVDITQPPPQTTPPADAQWVQLNAEVRHTFTHFHLTLAVFTAQIDPSTEPHQGRFIPRSEFRPSDLPTVMRKALNLAKDAL, from the coding sequence TTGCGTGAAAAAGCCCAAAATCCCGTAACCCTGAGCGATGAATTGCTGGGCTGGTACGACATCCATGCCCGTATCATGCCCTGGCGTGTGCCTCCACAGAATCGCCGCGCAGGACAAACCCCCGACCCCTATCGCGTCTGGCTCTCCGAGGTGATGTTGCAACAAACCACGGTCGTGACGGTCAGAGACTACTTTGAGAGATTCACGGCCCGCTGGCCAACGGTCACGGATCTTGCCCGCGCGCGCGATGCAGACGTCATGGGGGAATGGGCTGGATTGGGGTATTACGCCCGTGCGCGCAATCTGCTGAAATGCGCGCGCGCAGTCGTGGCCGATCATGACGGCGCATTCCCGGCGGATCACAGCGTGCTCCTGAAACTGCCCGGAATTGGTCCCTATACGGCGGCGGCCATCAGCTCGATCGCCTTTGATCTGCCCCATGCGGTGCTGGACGGCAATGTCGAGCGGGTCATGGCACGGCTGCATGATATTCACACGCCCCTGCCCGACGCCAAACCGCTTTTGATGACACAGGCAGAGGCCCTGACCCCACAACAACGGCCCGGCGATTACGCTCAGGCGGTCATGGATCTCGGGGCGACGATCTGCACCCCGAAATCGCCCGCCTGCGGTATTTGTCCCTGGCGCGCGCCCTGCCTTGCGCGTGCGCGCGGCACCGCGGCTGATCTGCCCAGAAAGACCCCAAAAAAGCCAAAACCCACCCGGCGAGGCACGGTCTATCTGGGCCAGCGCGAAGATGGCGCTTGGCTTTTGGAGACCCGCCCGGAAAAAGGCTTGCTGGGCGGGATGCTCGGCTGGCCCGGCTCGGAGTGGGTGGACATCACCCAGCCCCCGCCTCAGACCACACCCCCGGCGGACGCGCAGTGGGTTCAGCTGAACGCCGAGGTCCGCCATACATTTACCCATTTCCACCTGACATTGGCGGTTTTTACAGCACAGATCGATCCCTCCACCGAACCCCATCAAGGCCGTTTCATCCCCCGTTCAGAATTTCGCCCCTCCGACCTGCCCACGGTGATGCGCAAAGCTCTCAATCTGGCAAAAGATGCGCTGTGA
- a CDS encoding OB-fold nucleic acid binding domain-containing protein, translating to MAHMRNEQAVKLAGIVLIRQRPGSAKGVCFITLEDEGESANLVVWPKVIMQARVIDVRGIVQRSEDVIRVVVHCLTDRSDALEHLSNDTMVPPLARTDEVKRALPSSSHRHPRDVRVIPKSRDFH from the coding sequence TTGGCGCATATGCGCAATGAGCAGGCGGTGAAACTGGCGGGAATTGTTCTGATCCGCCAACGTCCGGGCAGCGCGAAAGGTGTCTGTTTCATAACCCTCGAAGACGAAGGGGAAAGCGCCAATCTGGTGGTCTGGCCCAAAGTGATTATGCAGGCCCGCGTCATTGATGTGCGTGGCATCGTGCAGCGCAGTGAGGACGTGATCCGTGTGGTTGTGCATTGTCTTACGGACCGCAGTGACGCGTTGGAACACCTATCGAACGACACGATGGTCCCGCCTCTGGCGCGTACCGATGAAGTCAAGCGCGCCTTGCCAAGCAGCTCTCACCGGCACCCGCGTGATGTGCGCGTGATCCCGAAGTCCCGTGATTTCCATTAA
- a CDS encoding ribonuclease HII: MTPDFTMEDAAISAGFLRVAGVDEVGRGPLAGPVTAAAVVLDPGFIPDGLNDSKKLSITKRTYLADILMEHADVSIAHASVEEIDTHNILRASHIAMCRALAGLKRPPDHVLVDGSMIPRDLAIPAQAVIKGDARCLSISAASIVAKNCRDRLMVDLAQQHPGYGWETNMGYGSKSHMSALQNLGVTPHHRRSFKPVHNILYQGKNIRY, from the coding sequence ATGACACCGGATTTTACAATGGAAGACGCGGCAATCTCCGCTGGTTTCTTGCGCGTGGCAGGCGTGGATGAGGTCGGCCGCGGGCCGCTGGCAGGGCCGGTTACAGCGGCGGCTGTGGTGCTTGATCCCGGTTTTATTCCCGATGGGCTCAACGATTCCAAAAAGCTGTCAATTACGAAGCGGACATATCTTGCGGATATCTTGATGGAGCATGCCGACGTTTCCATCGCACATGCCAGTGTGGAGGAAATTGATACGCATAATATTCTGCGGGCAAGCCATATCGCGATGTGTCGTGCGTTGGCCGGATTGAAGCGCCCGCCGGATCATGTGCTGGTGGACGGGTCGATGATCCCGCGTGATCTGGCGATTCCCGCACAGGCGGTCATCAAAGGTGACGCAAGGTGTTTGTCGATTTCGGCGGCTTCTATTGTCGCCAAAAATTGCCGTGACCGCCTGATGGTGGATTTGGCGCAACAGCATCCGGGGTATGGCTGGGAGACCAACATGGGTTATGGATCAAAAAGCCACATGTCTGCGCTCCAAAATCTGGGGGTGACCCCACACCATAGACGTAGCTTCAAGCCGGTACACAATATCTTGTATCAAGGTAAAAACATAAGGTATTGA
- a CDS encoding uracil-DNA glycosylase family protein produces MQQEFHNLKLQMQACTLCKDLPLGPNPIFQLDERAKILIVGQAPGRIAHLKNCPFDDPSGDRLRDWLGIDKSAFYYDPRIGIFPMGLCFPGTGSTGDNPPPKICATTWRKRTLQTLENVELTLVLGAYALAWHLPQLRGKTVAEAVRQSSTCGDGIFVLPHPSPRNNRWLRQNAWFETDVVPRIRERVRQNLSGLSEN; encoded by the coding sequence ATGCAACAGGAATTTCATAATCTCAAATTACAGATGCAGGCCTGCACCTTGTGTAAGGATTTGCCGCTTGGTCCAAACCCAATATTTCAACTGGATGAGCGAGCAAAAATTCTGATTGTTGGCCAGGCCCCTGGCCGAATTGCGCATTTGAAAAATTGCCCATTTGATGATCCTTCTGGAGATCGATTGCGAGATTGGCTGGGGATCGACAAGTCTGCGTTTTATTACGACCCTCGGATCGGCATTTTCCCAATGGGGCTTTGTTTTCCCGGAACTGGCTCCACGGGCGACAATCCACCGCCGAAAATTTGCGCAACGACATGGCGCAAAAGAACTCTGCAAACTCTCGAAAATGTCGAGCTGACTCTCGTGCTGGGCGCTTATGCCCTCGCATGGCACCTGCCTCAACTTAGAGGGAAGACGGTCGCAGAAGCGGTCCGACAATCTTCTACCTGCGGAGACGGCATATTTGTACTGCCGCATCCCAGTCCGAGAAACAATCGGTGGCTTCGGCAAAACGCCTGGTTTGAAACGGATGTCGTTCCGAGAATTCGGGAACGAGTAAGGCAAAACCTAAGTGGACTTTCGGAGAATTGA
- a CDS encoding response regulator produces MPQQHSATYSSKATQTCLVVEDNLFDQERIKRIMDKSFQGVFVAIVSTIEQARLHMARYQTSMILLDNNLPDGTGANFAIELAKVPEFAEIPIIMVSDWPSPFMFDKAESAGVIHVVNKSDFGARYIHAALNHKPSKRLLN; encoded by the coding sequence ATGCCACAACAACATAGCGCGACATATTCGAGCAAGGCGACGCAAACCTGCCTGGTGGTCGAAGATAACCTCTTTGATCAGGAACGCATCAAACGCATCATGGACAAGAGCTTTCAGGGCGTCTTTGTCGCCATAGTCTCAACAATTGAGCAGGCGCGCCTGCACATGGCGCGCTATCAGACCAGCATGATCCTGCTCGACAATAATTTACCTGACGGTACGGGTGCCAATTTCGCCATCGAACTCGCAAAAGTGCCGGAATTTGCGGAGATTCCGATTATCATGGTCAGCGATTGGCCGTCTCCTTTCATGTTTGACAAAGCGGAATCCGCTGGCGTGATCCATGTCGTTAACAAGTCCGATTTTGGCGCGCGTTATATCCATGCAGCGCTCAATCACAAACCCTCCAAAAGGTTGCTGAACTAA
- a CDS encoding alkane 1-monooxygenase, whose product MTPHTIPPADMVRISRVAPFWITLLLVPIAWLGAIKGGWSVLLLPLVSWYFFSLMDALLGRDTANADLDTPQTALFWYRAVTLIWAPIQFCLLFSLIWYVPQADHLSALEKIVLFFGVGVITGTVGINYSHELMHQKNRAERRMADLLLAMVLYSHFRSEHLLVHHRHVATPRDAVTARYNEGFHRFYPRVLKQSLRSAFEAEKAMLHRRGKAWHDPSNPFFRYWALQALMLFFAFLLAGWVGIGLFLIQAGTAVWQLELVNYIEHYGLTRKHLGNGKYEHVKPHHSWNSDHRMSNWLLINLQRHSDHHYKPDRRFPVLQTYSSADAPQLPFGYPVMTMLAMMPPLWCRIMNPKVQQWRRAHYPEITEWHPYERGENPLPG is encoded by the coding sequence ATGACACCTCATACCATTCCTCCTGCTGATATGGTCCGGATCTCGCGGGTTGCGCCGTTCTGGATCACGCTGCTGCTTGTCCCCATCGCATGGCTGGGTGCGATCAAGGGGGGCTGGAGCGTTCTTCTGCTGCCGCTGGTGTCGTGGTATTTCTTTTCTCTGATGGACGCGCTTTTGGGCCGGGATACGGCGAATGCGGACCTTGATACGCCACAAACCGCGCTGTTCTGGTACCGCGCCGTCACCCTGATCTGGGCACCGATCCAGTTTTGCCTGCTGTTCAGCCTGATCTGGTACGTTCCACAGGCCGACCACCTCAGCGCATTGGAAAAAATCGTTCTATTTTTCGGTGTTGGTGTGATCACCGGTACGGTGGGCATCAATTACAGCCACGAATTGATGCATCAGAAAAACAGAGCCGAACGCCGGATGGCGGACCTGCTGCTCGCCATGGTGCTCTATTCGCACTTTCGCTCCGAACATCTGCTCGTCCACCACCGCCATGTCGCCACGCCGCGCGACGCGGTGACAGCGCGTTACAACGAAGGGTTCCACAGGTTTTACCCCCGCGTCTTGAAACAATCCCTGCGCTCTGCTTTTGAGGCTGAAAAAGCGATGCTGCATCGGCGTGGCAAGGCCTGGCATGATCCGTCCAATCCGTTTTTTCGCTATTGGGCCTTGCAGGCGCTGATGCTGTTCTTCGCCTTCTTACTAGCGGGTTGGGTGGGTATCGGGCTGTTTTTGATCCAAGCGGGCACGGCGGTCTGGCAGTTGGAGTTGGTCAATTATATTGAACATTACGGGCTGACCCGAAAACACCTTGGAAATGGCAAATACGAACACGTCAAACCACATCATTCCTGGAATTCAGACCACCGCATGTCGAATTGGTTGTTGATTAACCTGCAACGCCATTCCGACCACCATTATAAACCCGACCGCCGGTTTCCGGTGTTGCAAACCTATTCCAGCGCAGATGCGCCGCAACTGCCCTTTGGCTATCCCGTCATGACGATGTTGGCGATGATGCCCCCGCTCTGGTGCCGGATAATGAACCCAAAGGTTCAGCAATGGCGCAGAGCGCATTATCCCGAGATCACGGAGTGGCACCCCTATGAGCGGGGCGAAAACCCGCTGCCGGGTTGA
- a CDS encoding DsbA family protein translates to MSRLMIVSAAVAALGVGAYFVTSPGTSVTPANPLGAANAQEASADIDTSSIVEMSQGNPDAPVTVIEYASFTCPHCASFHAGAYKELKADYIDTGKINFVYREVYFDRYGLWASMIARCAGTPDKFFGMADLIYAGQSEWARAGEPTAIVEELRKIGRLAGLDGDTMEACLQDGAKAQTLVAWYQENAEADGVESTPTFVINGEKHSNMPYADMAAIIDAAAE, encoded by the coding sequence ATGTCGCGTTTAATGATCGTTTCTGCCGCTGTGGCCGCCCTGGGGGTCGGGGCGTATTTCGTGACCTCGCCAGGCACATCTGTCACGCCCGCAAACCCGCTGGGTGCCGCGAATGCGCAAGAGGCCAGCGCGGATATTGATACATCCAGCATCGTTGAAATGTCTCAGGGCAACCCCGATGCACCGGTGACGGTGATCGAATATGCCTCCTTTACCTGCCCCCATTGCGCCTCCTTTCATGCCGGAGCCTATAAAGAGCTGAAGGCGGATTACATCGACACGGGCAAAATCAATTTTGTCTACCGCGAGGTCTATTTTGACCGCTATGGCCTCTGGGCGTCGATGATTGCGCGCTGTGCAGGCACGCCGGATAAGTTCTTTGGCATGGCTGATCTGATCTATGCGGGCCAATCTGAATGGGCGCGCGCCGGTGAGCCAACCGCCATCGTGGAGGAATTGCGCAAGATTGGTCGCTTGGCCGGGCTTGACGGGGATACCATGGAGGCCTGCTTGCAGGACGGTGCCAAGGCACAGACATTGGTCGCCTGGTATCAGGAGAACGCCGAAGCTGACGGTGTCGAGAGCACGCCAACTTTCGTGATCAACGGCGAAAAGCACTCCAACATGCCCTATGCTGATATGGCCGCGATCATAGACGCCGCAGCCGAGTAA
- a CDS encoding site-specific DNA-methyltransferase has product MMTKMKSAAALPLNTILNGDCIEMMNALPEASIDLIFADPPYNLQLKGDLRRPDNSRVDAVDDEWDQFSSFKAYDDFTRAWLKAARRLLKPNGAIWVIGSYHNIFRVGSALQDQGYWILNDVVWRKSNPMPNFRGKRFTNAHETMIWAGRDETSKYTFNYEALKALNEGIQMRSDWVLPICTGHERLKDDKGDKAHPTQKPESLLHRVLVGSTNPGDVILDPFFGTGTTGAVAKMLGRDFIGIEREAAYRKVAEKRIAATRKFDREALEVSTSKRSEPRVPFGQLVERGMLRPGEQLYSPRGQIAKVRADGTLIGSDVKGSIHQVGAHLEGAPSCNGWTYWTYKKEGQMIPIDVLRQQIRSEMAN; this is encoded by the coding sequence ATGATGACCAAAATGAAAAGTGCTGCGGCGCTTCCCCTGAACACGATTCTGAACGGCGATTGTATCGAGATGATGAACGCGCTGCCGGAGGCATCAATCGACCTGATTTTTGCGGACCCCCCCTATAATTTGCAATTGAAGGGTGACTTGCGCCGGCCAGACAATAGCCGTGTGGATGCGGTCGACGATGAATGGGATCAGTTCTCCAGCTTCAAAGCCTATGATGATTTCACGCGGGCCTGGCTCAAGGCGGCGCGGCGATTGCTGAAACCAAACGGAGCGATCTGGGTCATTGGCAGCTATCACAATATTTTTCGCGTCGGCAGCGCGCTTCAGGATCAGGGATATTGGATTCTGAATGATGTTGTTTGGCGCAAATCTAACCCAATGCCGAATTTCCGCGGAAAGCGGTTTACCAACGCCCATGAGACGATGATTTGGGCGGGCCGCGATGAGACAAGTAAATATACGTTTAATTACGAGGCGCTGAAAGCTCTCAATGAGGGTATTCAGATGCGATCGGATTGGGTGCTGCCGATTTGTACCGGCCATGAGCGTTTGAAAGATGACAAAGGGGACAAGGCGCATCCGACGCAGAAACCCGAAAGCCTCTTGCACCGGGTTCTGGTCGGGTCGACCAATCCGGGTGACGTGATTTTGGATCCATTTTTTGGAACGGGAACGACGGGAGCGGTGGCCAAGATGCTGGGTCGCGACTTCATCGGGATCGAACGTGAGGCGGCGTACCGCAAGGTGGCCGAAAAACGAATCGCAGCCACGCGCAAATTCGACCGGGAGGCCTTGGAGGTTTCAACGTCAAAGCGATCCGAACCCCGTGTCCCCTTTGGGCAATTGGTGGAGCGCGGAATGCTGCGTCCGGGAGAACAACTCTATTCGCCACGCGGTCAGATCGCCAAAGTGCGCGCTGATGGTACGCTGATCGGGAGTGACGTCAAAGGTTCGATCCATCAGGTCGGTGCGCATCTGGAAGGTGCGCCAAGCTGCAATGGCTGGACCTATTGGACCTATAAGAAAGAGGGCCAAATGATACCAATTGACGTTTTGCGTCAACAGATCCGTTCCGAAATGGCCAATTGA